The region CTAACACTTCTCTGACGCTTAGTCTGGCTACTCAATCCATAACCAAATGGCTCCATCGTCACCACACGATAGTCTTTTTTTAACTGATTAATCAGTGGTTTAAAATCCAGATAAGGACTAGCTGTCCCTTGTCCTGGTAATAATAAAATCGTCTCTCTTCCTTGGCCTTCATCAATCACATTAATTTCGCCATCGAATAAAGCTAATTTTCTCCCATAATCTAAAACTTTAGGTGCCTCTCGTTTCAAACTAACTTGATGAACGACAGTTGTCGTAAATAACCCAATACCAATAATTAAACTTACGCTAATAAGTGTTGTTAGAATCCCTCTAAGCACTTGTTCCCACCATTTTTTTGGGTGAGATTCCTTATTTTTTTTAAGTATTTTCCTCAAATTCTATCACCTTCTCTGTTATTTTTTTTGTAATACGCTCCATTACTTCATGACTTAACACGTCAACACCACTTTGGGCAAGAACAAATTGACACGCTTTTAATTTATCAAAGAAAGTCTCAGCAGTGTTAGGATATAACGCTGGGATAAACCATGTACTCAGTAATAAGATAATAATCTCTGAGAGTTGTTTAGGTAGCGCAACAGATAAATGTCCACTTTTATTTCCTTCAATAATATATGCCTCAACTTTTGGTCCTAAGACATCTGTTAATTGTGTGATATAAATTGCATAAAATTTGGGATCATTCATCAAAGGATAGGCTAGGTCCATTGCTTGT is a window of Vagococcus intermedius DNA encoding:
- a CDS encoding TetR/AcrR family transcriptional regulator, with the translated sequence MVKKYTATEAHHMILDVSSRLFTEKGYEKTSIQDIVRGLDGLTRGAVYHHFDSKEAIIESVARRCLPEECYLTAIDERTDLTGLEKIQELLIESMFNQEVGQAMDLAYPLMNDPKFYAIYITQLTDVLGPKVEAYIIEGNKSGHLSVALPKQLSEIIILLLSTWFIPALYPNTAETFFDKLKACQFVLAQSGVDVLSHEVMERITKKITEKVIEFEENT